The proteins below are encoded in one region of Peribacillus muralis:
- the hutG gene encoding formimidoylglutamase — protein MYNEPTLKHWNGRVDSETDLDSFRYHQRVNVTPITELTIPAKESKTFGMMGFKCDEGVKRNKGRIGAAEAPDYIRQSLAKLPCHLPAKTKLVDVGDLVCEEGEMEAAQDRLGAAVARILESEVIPIILGGGHETFYGHYLGARKFLGPKAKLGMINIDAHFDMRPYEKESSSGTMFKQILDNDQNCGYLCMGIQRQGNTKALFETAKKNKVDYILEEELSLGEMEDTKHRINEFIKERDYIILTLCTDVIDSAYAPGVSAPSPFGLDPKLVRSLLRHVASNEKILSFDISEVNPSLDENNKTVTLAAHLINEVLLHFKS, from the coding sequence ATGTATAATGAACCGACCTTAAAGCATTGGAACGGCAGAGTGGATTCCGAAACGGACTTGGATAGCTTCAGATACCACCAAAGAGTGAACGTGACGCCGATTACTGAATTGACCATCCCTGCAAAGGAATCAAAAACTTTTGGAATGATGGGCTTCAAATGTGATGAAGGTGTCAAAAGGAACAAAGGGCGGATCGGTGCTGCAGAAGCCCCTGATTATATTAGGCAGTCCTTGGCCAAGCTTCCCTGCCATTTACCAGCGAAAACTAAGCTGGTGGACGTTGGCGATCTTGTATGTGAAGAAGGGGAAATGGAGGCCGCACAAGACCGATTGGGCGCAGCCGTTGCCCGGATTTTGGAGAGTGAAGTGATTCCCATCATTTTAGGGGGTGGACATGAAACCTTTTATGGTCATTATCTCGGGGCAAGGAAATTCCTTGGGCCGAAGGCTAAATTGGGAATGATCAATATCGATGCCCACTTTGATATGCGTCCCTATGAAAAAGAAAGTTCATCAGGCACGATGTTTAAACAAATCTTGGACAATGATCAAAATTGCGGATATTTATGCATGGGAATTCAGAGGCAAGGCAATACAAAGGCGCTATTCGAAACGGCTAAGAAAAACAAGGTCGACTACATATTGGAAGAGGAATTGTCTTTGGGCGAAATGGAAGATACCAAGCATCGGATCAACGAATTTATTAAGGAAAGAGACTACATCATCCTCACGTTATGCACGGACGTCATCGATTCAGCGTATGCACCTGGCGTAAGTGCACCATCGCCATTTGGGCTCGATCCTAAATTGGTCCGTTCGCTGCTAAGGCATGTCGCATCAAATGAAAAGATCCTTTCCTTTGATATCTCGGAAGTGAATCCAAGTTTGGATGAAAACAATAAAACCGTTACATTGGCGGCACATTTAATTAATGAGGTTTTGCTCCATTTTAAATCATGA